From Mycolicibacterium nivoides, a single genomic window includes:
- a CDS encoding HAD family hydrolase: MNSGFLAQIRCVVFDVGETLVDETPMWTALAQRLGLTPFTLCGVVGALIATGKDHNDLWDVIGVDRPAAGVDATQIDLYPDALECVAAARRAGLAVGVAGNQPAGIEQVLSATGLEADFVASSAAWGVAKPDPAFFVRLISETSVPAESILYVGDRLDNDVLPARAAGMRTVFVRRGPWGYLHALKDEASLADLRVDSLQELSTLLGADRT, from the coding sequence GTGAACTCGGGGTTCTTGGCACAGATCCGGTGCGTCGTGTTCGACGTCGGCGAGACGTTGGTCGATGAAACTCCTATGTGGACTGCGCTGGCGCAGCGGTTGGGCCTGACGCCGTTCACCTTGTGCGGCGTGGTGGGGGCCTTGATCGCGACGGGCAAGGACCATAACGATCTGTGGGACGTGATTGGTGTCGATCGACCAGCAGCTGGTGTCGATGCCACTCAGATCGATTTGTATCCCGACGCATTGGAATGTGTCGCAGCTGCGCGTCGGGCGGGGTTGGCTGTCGGTGTCGCGGGCAACCAGCCTGCGGGGATCGAGCAAGTGCTGTCTGCCACCGGCCTCGAGGCTGACTTCGTTGCTTCGTCGGCCGCATGGGGCGTGGCCAAGCCAGATCCCGCGTTTTTCGTCCGTCTGATTTCCGAGACGAGCGTTCCCGCCGAGAGCATCCTGTACGTCGGGGATCGCCTCGATAATGACGTGCTGCCTGCCCGCGCGGCCGGTATGCGCACGGTGTTCGTCCGCCGCGGGCCGTGGGGCTATCTTCATGCTCTCAAAGATGAAGCGTCACTTGCTGATCTGCGCGTGGACTCGTTGCAGGAGTTATCC